A window of Castanea sativa cultivar Marrone di Chiusa Pesio chromosome 8, ASM4071231v1 genomic DNA:
atttatatagtggtattaaatataattaaaagtaactttggacttgtcaagagttgacggaaaagcccaaggctcattggagctagtgtcttattggtcccttttagtctcactccaagccacacactaaagcccaattggaaaaacccaataggccaacccaattagataatcagttagctataaagggagaaatatacagaatttttattagtaatataagaaatagtgtgtatgtgagagtgagacacactttcattctccctttgaaaactgattgagagaccacacatctttggcgtaaagtggaattggagtgaagattaaaagtattcctgagtacttcaatctttggttttgaatttcaccacaccaaggtacgctatcttattctgaaattctgaaatttacatagtgcatgttatcaatcatgaatgaaatagatccttgtttgttgtttccgctgtgttttgtatgagatacaaaaccaattttttccTACAggccaatgttctgtttaacacttaaccaAGCCACAAAGAACTTTTAACAATAGTAATTAAACCAAAAGATGGCAACattgcctttcattaatagtaatatgTTTGGAGATTCTTTACATTCCCTGGACAtggcacaacattttcatccaAGTCTTCCAAAAAATAAGCTCCTATACTAGCTACTGAAGTAATGCGATATGAATCTTCCCAGTTAGGTTCCAATTTTCCCCAAGATAGGTTCCTTGTAGTACCCACCACTTTTCTCAAAACTAAGTCTCCAAGGACCAATGGTCTAACCTTCACTCCCATGTCATATCCCTATTATCCGCTAGCTGGATCATGGCTACTTCTCTCCTTTCATCAATTAAATCCAAATTTTCTTGAAGTATTTGATCATTCTTGTTTGAATCAAATAGGCTCGTCCTTAATGTCGGAAATCCTGATTCCAAAGGGATAACTGCCTCAAAACCATAAGTCATGGAAAACGGAGTTTCCCCAGTTGATCGATGAGGAGTAGTGTGATATGTTCAGAGAACGTGTGGGAGCTCGTCCACCCACCTGCCCTTAGCTTCATCTAACATATTCTTCAACCCATTAACTATGATCTTATTAACTTCCTCGACCTGCCCATTCCCCTGTGGATAGGCTGGGGTTGAGTATCTATTTTTGATGCCTAGCTCACATCGGTATCTCGTgaaagccttactatcaaattcgagtacattgtctgagataagtgtatgGGTGATCCCAAATCTggtaacaatattcttccacaTGAACTTTTTCGTATCAACATCCCTGATGTTAGACAATGGctcagcttctacccattttgtgaagtaatTTATCCCTGCAAGGAGCCATCTTTGATTTCCTACTACTCTTGGGAATGGCCCCACGAGATCCAAACCCCACTATCCAAATGGCCATGGACTAGAGGCAGGATTCAGCATGACTCTAAGTTGATGGATGCTCAAGGCAAACCTCTAGCACTAAGCACActtcttgacataatcttgagcTTCTTTCTACATACccggccaccaataaccctgagtaaGGGCCCTATGTGATAATGACCTTCCTCCCATATGACTACCATAGATTccttcatgtaattcttccAATAATGGTTCCACTGCCTCAAGGTGTACACAAAGTATATATGGTCCAAAAAAAGAGCGCTTATACAGTTTTtgctcctcggacaaccaaacaTGGGGAGCGTTTCTTCGTATTTTCTCTGCTTCTCTTTTGTCATCGGGCAACACTCCAtccttcaaaaataaaaccaaagggTCCATCCAACTTGGACCAATTCTTAATTGGTGCCTCTAACCATAGTCTATCCCCAATCAAGAGGTATTAATAAATCCTTGACGAGAATGCCCCGAGGAAGGCCTTTTTTCGAGGAAGTAGCTAGAGTTGCTAGAGAGTCTGCATGAGTACCCTTGCTCCTTGGGACTTGTTGTATAGAGAAAGATGTAAAGCCAGACGGCAATTTCTGAGCCTTATTAAGATACCCTTGCATCCTCTAATCTCTGGCTTCTAGTTCACCATTAATTTGTATGATGACCAATCTTGAGTCTGAAACGATCTCCACAGCTTTACCTCCCAATTCCTTAACCACAGCTACCCCGATCGACaaagcttcatactcggcctcattgtttgtGGCTGAAAAACCCAACCTTAAAGATTTCTCAATAGTGATCTTCTTTGGGCATATTAGAATTATCCCAACGCCTAACCCTTTTTGGTTGGCTACTCCATCTACATAGAGCTTCCACATTGGTTGACCAAGGACAGTAATTGTTATGACTAGCACCCCCATTAATTCTCCCTTCTCGGCAATGGCCCCTTCAGGATACTCTGTGAATTCAGCCACTAAGTCTACTAGCACTTGCCCTTTAATAACTATGCGGGGCAAATACTTGATATCAAATGCTCCTAAGATTGTTCCTAATTTGGTAATTCTCCTTGTGTAATCAGACCTCCAAAGTAACGACTGTGAAGGGAGTTGGGTGAggaccacaaccgtatgcgcctaAAAGTAATGAAGGAGCTTCCTCATAGCATGTATGATGACCAAAATGGCTTTCTCCAATGGCAACTAACGAACCTCTACTTGTTGTAAAGATTTAGTCACATAATAAATCGGTTTTTGTACCCCAGCCTCCATCCTTACCTAAACTAGACAAATCTCATGACATGTAACTACAATGTAAGCAAAAGGACTTCCTCCTTTTTTGGTCTAGAATGAATAGGAGGATGAGACAGGTATTTCTTCAGCTCTTCGAAGGCAAGGCTACACTCTTCATTCCACTTGAATCCTTTCCATTTGTGAAGGAGTTGAAAAAATGGTCTACATCTATCTACTGATAGGGAGGTAGCACTCATTCTAGTCAGTTTCTGAACCTCCTTCGATTCCAAGAAGGCCACAAGTCACTTATAGCCTTAATTTGATCAGGGTTAACCTCTATTCCTCGATGCGTAATCATATATCTTAAGAACTTTCCGGAACTAACACCAAAAAAGCATTTCGATGCGTTAAGTCACAGTTTATGTTTTCTTAGTACTTCAAACACACTTCCTAGATTGCTCAAATGCTCGGTCACTAATTTGCTCTTCACgaccatgtcatcaatatatGCTTCCACGTTCTTTTTGAGTTAAGACTCAAACATTCTAGTT
This region includes:
- the LOC142605924 gene encoding uncharacterized protein LOC142605924, with product MVVPKKKPPWCSSKEHTKAIKEEVSKLKHAGAIKEAHTVVVLTQLPSQSLLWRSDYTRRITKLGTILGAFDIKYLPRIVIKGQVLVDLVAEFTEYPEGAIAEKGELMGVLVITITVLGQPMWKLYVDGVANQKGLGVGIILICPKKITIEKSLRLGFSATNNEAEYEALSIGVAVVKELGGKAVEIVSDSRLVIIQINGELEARD